A DNA window from Engystomops pustulosus chromosome 10, aEngPut4.maternal, whole genome shotgun sequence contains the following coding sequences:
- the LOC140104040 gene encoding vomeronasal type-2 receptor 26-like — translation MQEHHSTCNDICLPGYRRSGNQNIYCCYLCVPCFAWEFSDGIDMKKCETCPEDEWPNSRKSACLKRPLDFLSFYDLIGTLLISLIFIFFAFSIIILVIFIKYRETPIVKANNRNLSYTILISLMLCFLCSLLFIGDPARGTCLLQNIIFNLCFVVANSSILAKTITVVIAFNVTKPHCRFRMILRKMSHVFVVICCIGEFGICLYWITLHPPYPARDSVSKPGILILYCNVGSHVIFYLALGYNSSLALLCFLVAYFAKKLPDRFNEAYYITFSMLVFCSVWISFIPAYISTKGKYMTAVQVFAILASSTGLLGFIYVPKCFIIIFRPKLNVKKIRR, via the exons atgcaa GAACACCATTCAACGTGTAATGACATCTGTCTTCCTGGATATAGGAGATCTGGAAACCAAAACATATACTGCTGCTATTTGTGTGTACCTTGCTTTGCTTGGGAATTTTCTGATGGAATTG ATATGAAGAAATGTGAAACCTGCCCAGAAGATGAATGGCCGAATTCAAGAAAATCTGCTTGCCTGAAGAGACCACttgattttttatctttttatgatCTTATTGGAACATTGTTAATATCGCTTATTTTTATATTCTTTGCATTTTCGATTATCATTCTAGTTATATTCATTAAGTATAGAGAGACCCCTATAGTAAAGGCCAATAACAGAAATCTCAGTTATACCATTCTTATCTCTCTTATGTTATGCTTTCTTTGCTCCCTTTTGTTTATAGGTGATCCTGCCAGGGGGACTTGTCTGTTACAGAATATTATTTTTAATCTATGTTTTGTTGTTGCTAATTCTTCTATTTTGGCAAAAACCATCACAGTTGTAATTGCTTTTAATGTTACTAAACCCCACTGCAGATTCCGAATGATTTTGAGGAAAATGTCACATGTGTTTGTTGTAATTTGCTGTATAGGTGAGTTTGGGATCTGTCTATACTGGatcacattacatcctccctatcCTGCAAGAGATTCAGTGTCTAAACCTGGGATCcttatattatattgtaatgttgGCTCTCATGTTATATTTTATCTCGCTCTCGGGTATAACAGTTCCCTTGCACTTTTATGTTTTCTTGTGGCTTACTTTGCAAAAAAGTTGCCTGATAGATTTAATGAAGCTTATTACATCACATTCAGCATGTTGGTGTTCTGTAGTGTATGGATCTCATTTATACCAGCGTATATCAGCACTAAAGGCAAATACATGACTGCAGTGCAGGTTTTTGCCATCTTAGCTTCCAGTACTGGACTTCTGGGATTCATATATGtcccaaaatgttttattattatatttagacCTAAATTAAATGTCAAGAAGATTAGACGTTAA